A DNA window from Solanum lycopersicum chromosome 3, SLM_r2.1 contains the following coding sequences:
- the LOC101259216 gene encoding protein transport protein SEC23 G, whose product MDFVELEAIEGLRWSWNSWPVSKSEASGLIIPLSIMCTPLMHFNELPVLPYDPLICTQCGAVLNPYARVDYQSRIWVCPFCYRKNPFPKSYLGINENNIPAELFPTYSTVEYHLGKKGLAQNPNSSSNFGNMSLSSKMPSFSSTSSSLDWAGYGIGPAFVFVVDACTSDEELGVVKNELLHVIAQLPETALVGLVVFDSMVRVYDLGFGECCRVVMFHGERELSSEQTKQLLGIHRMKYQAGMVHMAPKQGFLIPLSEGEFSITSAIEDIHSSPQVMPGHRPLRATGVAVSVAVGLLEGCLVSAGSRIMVFTSGPATIGPGMIVNSDFGNTIRNQRDIGNGYAPYYKKSSDFYKHIARRLSDSSIALDLFACSLDQVGAAELRAPVESSGGFMMLTESFDSDQFRKCLRHIFSHDEVGNLKMCLDATIEIVTTKDVKICGALGSCVSLQKKNGSVSDKEIGEGGTYMWKLGTLTDKMCIAFFFEVGDEQKAQPSSAFFIQFITNYRYGSMGIRKRVITAARRWVGNHSPEIAAGFDQEAAASVMARLAIDRAESNFSQDVVRWLDKRLIRFASKFGDYIPEDPSSFRLATNLSLFPQFIYYLRRSQFIDVFNCTPDETAFFRLLLNREGVVRSLIMVQPTLFQYSFDGPPVPVLLDICSVSPDVILLFDSYFYVVIHYGSKIAQWRKLGYDKDPSHDSFRKLLEAPEIDAEQLVSERIPVPKLVKCDQHSSQARFLLARLNPSVTHNSTYTQGSDIIFTEELSLQVFIEHLQALAVQG is encoded by the exons ATGGATTTCGTGGAACTGGAGGCAATTGAAGGTCTCCGGTGGTCATGGAATTCATGGCCAGTATCAAAATCCGAAGCTTCAGGTCTGATAATCCCACTATCTATTATGTGTACTCCGTTGATGCATTTCAACGAGCTCCCTGTACTTCCTTATGATCCTCTTATATGCACCCAATGTGGCGCCGTTTTAAACCCATATGCTCGTGTTGATTACCAATCGAGAATTTGGGTTTGCCCGTTTTGTTACCGGAAAAACCCGTTTCCGAAATCTTATCTTGGAATCAACGAAAACAATATTCCTGCTGAGCTTTTCCCGACGTACAGTACCGTTGAGTATCATTTGGGGAAAAAGGGTTTAGCTCAAAATCCAAATTCGAGCTCTAATTTTGGAAATATGTCATTGTCATCGAAAATGCCTTCGTTTTCGAGTACTTCCTCGAGCTTGGATTGGGCGGGATATGGGATTGGCCCAGCGTTTGTGTTCGTTGTGGATGCTTGTACATCGGATGAGGAGCTGGGGGTGGTGAAAAATGAGCTTCTTCATGTGATTGCTCAATTGCCTGAAACTGCATTAGTTGGGTTGGTGGTATTTGATTCAATGGTTAGAGTTTATGATCTTGGTTTTGGAGAGTGCTGTAGAGTTGTGATGTTCCATGGTGAGCGTGAGCTTTCTTCTGAGCAG ACCAAGCAACTCCTGGGTATTCATCGTATGAAGTACCAAGCAGGAATGGTACATATGGCTCCAAAACAGGGATTCCTGATACCACTGTCAGAAGGGGAGTTCAGCATCACATCAGCAATCGAAGATATCCATTCTTCACCGCAGGTTATGCCAGGGCATAGACCTTTACGGGCTACAGGAGTAGCAGTATCAGTTGCTGTTGGACTACTAGAAGGATGCTTGGTCTCTGCAGGTTCGCGTATCATGGTCTTCACCTCAGGGCCAGCAACAATCGGCCCAGGGATGATTGTAAACTCTGATTTTGGCAATACCATTAGGAATCAGCGAGACATTGGTAATGGTTATGCACCATACTACAAGAAGTCCAGTGATTTCTATAAGCATATAGCTAGAAGATTGTCTGATTCGTCCATTGCTCTTGATCTCTTTGCTTGTTCATTGGATCAAGTTGGAGCAGCTGAGCTTAGAGCTCCAGTTGAAAGTTCCGGGGGGTTCATGATGTTAACAGAGTCATTTGACTCGGACCAGTTCAGAAAGTGTTTGCGTCACATATTTAGCCATGATGAGGTTGGTAATTTGAAAATGTGTCTTGATGCAACTATTGAGATAGTAACAACAAAGGATGTTAAAATTTGTGGGGCTCTGGGTTCATGTGTTTCTCTTCAGAAGAAGAATGGTTCAGTCAGTGACAAAGAAATTGGCGAGGGAGGTACCTATATGTGGAAATTGGGGACACTTACTGATAAAATGTGTATTGCCTTCTTTTTCGAAGTAGGGGATGAACAGAAAGCCCAACCTAGTTCTGCATTTTTCATACAGTTCATAACAAACTATAGATATGGAAGCATGGGAATTCGGAAGAGGGTGATCACTGCTGCAAGAAGGTGGGTCGGGAACCACTCTCCGGAAATTGCTGCTGGTTTTGATCAGGAAGCAGCAGCTTCAGTGATGGCTAGGCTTGCCATTGATAGAGCAGAGAGCAATTTTTCTCAAGATGTTGTCCGGTGGCTAGATAAGCGTTTGATACGTTTTGCTTCAAAGTTTGGAGATTACATCCCGGAAGACCCCTCATCATTCCGTCTTGCAACTAATTTATCCCTTTTCCCACAGTTCATTTACTATCTAAGGAGATCCCAGTTTATTGATGTCTTCAACTGCACCCCAGACGAAACTGCTTTTTTCCGTCTGTTGTTGAACCGTGAGGGTGTAGTTCGCTCACTTATTATGGTCCAGCCAACTCTTTTCCAGTATTCATTCGACGGCCCCCCTGTCCCTGTTCTCTTAGACATCTGCTCCGTCTCTCCTGACGTTATCTTGCTCTTTGATTCCTACTTCTATGTGGTTATTCATTATGGCTCTAAGATTGCACAATGGCGTAAACTTGGCTATGACAAGGATCCTAGCCACGACAGTTTCCGCAAACTGTTAGAAGCTCCTGAGATCGATGCAGAGCAACTAGTATCCGAAAGGATTCCTGTGCCAAAACTTGTAAAATGTGACCAGCATAGTAGTCAGGCTAGATTTCTTCTTGCCAGGTTGAATCCATCAGTTACACACAACTCAACTTACACACAAGGCTCTGATATTATATTTACTGAAGAACTAAGCCTACAAGTTTTTATTGAGCACTTGCAAGCTTTAGCAGTGCAAGGTTAA
- the LOC101259511 gene encoding magnesium transporter MRS2-I, translated as MMMIMGREGGGHVVPVDPGTVVGGLKKKGAGARSWLLMDASGLETVLDVDKYEIMHRVQIHARDLRIIDPLLSYPSAILGRERAIVLNLEHIKAIITSEEVLLRDPSDDNVTPVVEELKRRLKPMNANREDQREEKDSNVQHDIEATDEDESPFEFRALEVALEAICSYLAARTLELETAVYPALDMLTSKISSRNLDRVRKLKSQMTRLTARVQKVRDELEQLLDDDDDMADLYLSRKLAGASPVSGSGAASWFLASPTIGSKISRASRASIATVRGDENDVEELEMLLEAYFMQIDGTFNKLTTLREYIDNTEDYINIQLDNHRNQLIQLELFLSSGTVCLSIYSLIAGIFGMNIPYSWNEEHGYMFKWVVAVSGIICAVIFLLIISYARYKGLVGS; from the exons atgatgatgataatgggTCGAGAAGGAGGTGGGCATGTGGTGCCGGTGGATCCAGGTACGGTGGTGGGTGGGTTGAAGAAGAAGGGAGCGGGTGCAAGGAGTTGGCTTTTGATGGATGCATCAGGATTGGAAACTGTTTTAGATGTTGATAAATATGAGATCATGCATCGCGTGCAAATTCACGCTCGTGATCTTCGGATTATTGATCCACTCCTTTCTTATCCTTCCGCCATTCTTGGCCGTGAAAGAGCTATTGTTCTTAATTTAGAG CATATCAAGGCTATTATTACATCTGAAGag GTTCTTCTTCGGGATCCATCAGATGACAATGTTACTCCCGTTGTTGAGGAACTCAAAAGGCGACTGAAGCCAATGAATGCAAATCGTGAAGACCAGAGAGAGGAAAAAGATTCCAATGTTCAGCATGATATTGAAGCGACTGATGAAGATG AGTCTCCATTTGAATTCCGAGCCCTAGAGGTCGCTTTGGAAGCCATCTGTAGTTACCTTGCTGCGCGCACATTAGAATTGGAAACTGCTGTTTACCCTGCTCTGGATATGCTGACATCAAAG ATTAGTAGCCGTAATCTGGATAGAGTGCGGAAATTAAAGAGTCAAATGACACGGTTGACTGCTCGTGTACAAAAG GTGAGAGATGAGCTTGAACAACTTctggatgatgatgatgacatgGCTGACCTCTATTTGTCCAGAAAACTGGCTGGTGCATCACCTGTAAGTGGATCAGGTGCAGCCAGTTGGTTTCTTGCCTCACCCACCATTGGCTCAAAAATATCTAGGGCTAGTAGAGCAAGTATTGCAACAGTTCGGGGGGATGAGAATGATGTTGAAGAGCTTGAAATGCTATTGGAG GCTTACTTCATGCAAATTGATGGCACATTTAATAAACTAACTACG CTACGAGAATATATTGACAACACAGAAGATTACATAAACATTCAG CTGGACAATCATCGAAATCAGCTCATTCAG TTAGAACTCTTTCTCAGTTCAGGAACTGTCTGTTTGTCTATCTACTCTTTGATCGCTGGAATTTTCGGGATGAACATTCCATATTCTTGGAATGAGGAACATGGTTACATGTTTAAATGG GTGGTAGCCGTTAGCGGCATCATCTGCGCTGTGATTTTCTTACTTATAATCTCTTACGCTCGCTATAAAGGGCTTGTTGGATCATGA